Proteins encoded within one genomic window of Pectobacterium araliae:
- a CDS encoding lysine N(6)-hydroxylase/L-ornithine N(5)-oxygenase family protein: MKTYDFIGIGIGPFNLSIAALAEGLEGFSTLFLEHKPHFSWHPGMMVPDCYMQTSFLKDLVSAVDPTSRYSFINYLVQRKKFYRFLTTEQRTVSREEFADYLCWAAGALSNLSFNQRVEQVVYDDNAGLFEVSTSRDRYRARHVCLGIGKQINLPDCVREQNEHCFHASEMMQRTPSLQGKRVTIVGGGQSGADLFLNIFRGEWGQPAALNWVSRRNNFNALDEAAFANEYFTPEYLESFSTLDENARHQMLAEQKMTSDGITTESLLAIYRAMYHRFEVLCETPWAHLFPSRSVTYITLGESGQRLTLHHHLDEGEEALDTDIVIFATGYRAAHPAFLAPLAHRLHMDEDEAFKVNTDFTLAWDGPATNRLFAVNAGMHSLGIAEPQMSLMAWRAARILNCAHPDEPFELATTPGVIHWRSEEKGDARKSLSPVKTTEY; encoded by the coding sequence ATGAAAACGTATGATTTCATCGGCATTGGTATTGGCCCGTTTAATCTGAGTATTGCTGCGCTTGCAGAAGGCCTGGAGGGTTTTAGCACCCTGTTTCTTGAGCATAAACCGCACTTTTCCTGGCATCCCGGCATGATGGTGCCGGACTGCTACATGCAGACCAGTTTTTTGAAAGATCTGGTCAGCGCGGTTGACCCAACGAGTCGATACAGTTTTATCAACTACTTAGTGCAGCGTAAAAAATTCTACCGCTTTTTAACCACGGAACAGCGCACAGTCTCGCGTGAAGAGTTTGCTGACTATTTATGTTGGGCGGCGGGCGCGTTAAGTAATTTGTCCTTTAACCAACGCGTCGAGCAGGTGGTCTATGACGATAACGCGGGGTTATTTGAGGTCAGCACGTCACGTGACCGCTATCGTGCGCGGCATGTTTGCTTGGGGATTGGTAAACAGATCAATCTGCCGGATTGTGTGCGTGAACAGAATGAGCATTGTTTTCATGCCAGTGAAATGATGCAACGTACACCTTCATTACAAGGTAAGCGCGTCACGATTGTAGGGGGAGGACAAAGTGGGGCTGACCTGTTCCTGAATATTTTCCGTGGTGAATGGGGTCAGCCAGCGGCGCTGAACTGGGTTTCGCGGCGGAATAATTTCAATGCCTTGGATGAAGCGGCATTCGCCAATGAATATTTTACGCCGGAGTATCTGGAGAGTTTTTCTACTCTTGATGAAAATGCGCGCCATCAGATGCTGGCCGAGCAGAAAATGACCTCTGACGGCATTACTACGGAGTCACTGTTAGCCATCTACCGTGCGATGTATCACCGTTTTGAAGTCCTGTGCGAGACACCGTGGGCGCATCTTTTTCCTTCCCGTTCAGTCACGTATATCACGCTTGGTGAAAGTGGCCAGCGTTTGACGTTGCATCATCATCTTGATGAAGGGGAAGAGGCGCTGGATACCGATATCGTTATTTTTGCCACGGGATATCGGGCTGCTCATCCTGCATTTTTGGCACCGCTGGCGCACCGTTTGCATATGGATGAAGACGAAGCGTTTAAAGTGAATACCGATTTCACACTGGCATGGGATGGCCCTGCGACTAACCGTCTTTTTGCTGTGAATGCTGGAATGCACAGTCTCGGGATTGCAGAACCTCAGATGAGCCTGATGGCTTGGCGTGCGGCACGTATCCTCAATTGCGCTCACCCCGATGAACCTTTTGAACTGGCGACCACGCCGGGTGTTATCCACTGGCGTAGTGAGGAAAAAGGCGACGCCAGAAAATCGCTATCCCCTGTAAAAACGACTGAATACTAA
- the iucC gene encoding aerobactin synthase IucC, whose translation MSRARWERVNREMVAKILAELEYERVLEAHETDAGSWSMLLGDERWHFSARRGIWGWLHIDVNTLQHHCGHAVDAEIVLRQLAQVLKMSDAQTAEHLEDLYATLRGDLQLLTARQSMDADALISLDPDELQCLLSGHPKFIFNKGRRGWGLDALRRYAPEYRGRFRLYWVAVRRECLVWCNDEDGDIHTLLASALDGQERERFAECWQTQQLDDQWLPVPLHPWQWQQKIALHFLPQLACGDIVELGEFGDEYLAQQSLRTLTNVSRCSPFDIKLPLTIYNTSCYRGIPGKYIAAGPLASRWLQQQFAQDATLRKSGAQILGEPAAGYLSHSGYAALPQAPYRYQEMFGVIWRENPSRYLQEGEQAILMAALMETDNHGRPLIDAWIRRSGIGATAWLEKLFSVVIIPFYHLMCRYGVALIAHGQNVTLVMKDAVPQRIFLKDFQGDMRLVDRDFPEMASLPESVKAVTARLSADYLIHDLQTGHFVTVLRFISRLTIQCGVSEWRFYQILADVLQRYMAQHPEMAERFALFDLFKPQIIRVVLNPVKLTFSEHDGGSRMLPNYLTDLDNPLYFVTTESAE comes from the coding sequence ATGAGCCGCGCGCGATGGGAACGCGTTAATCGTGAGATGGTGGCTAAAATTCTCGCGGAGCTGGAGTATGAACGCGTGCTGGAAGCGCATGAGACCGACGCGGGGAGTTGGTCCATGTTACTCGGGGATGAACGGTGGCATTTTTCTGCCAGACGAGGCATATGGGGATGGCTGCACATTGATGTGAATACCTTGCAGCATCATTGTGGTCACGCTGTTGACGCCGAAATCGTGCTGCGCCAGTTGGCTCAGGTACTGAAGATGAGCGATGCACAAACGGCGGAACATCTTGAAGACCTCTATGCGACGCTGCGCGGTGATTTACAGCTGCTAACGGCACGTCAAAGTATGGATGCTGATGCACTGATCTCGCTCGATCCCGATGAGTTGCAATGCCTATTGTCTGGTCATCCAAAGTTTATCTTTAACAAAGGGCGTCGTGGCTGGGGGCTGGACGCATTACGGCGGTATGCACCGGAATATCGTGGGCGTTTCCGGCTGTATTGGGTGGCTGTGCGTCGTGAATGTCTGGTGTGGTGCAACGATGAAGACGGTGACATCCACACGTTGCTTGCCAGTGCCTTGGATGGTCAGGAGCGTGAACGCTTCGCCGAATGCTGGCAGACGCAGCAACTGGATGATCAGTGGCTGCCTGTTCCTTTGCATCCGTGGCAATGGCAACAAAAAATTGCGTTGCATTTCCTGCCACAGTTGGCGTGCGGCGACATCGTTGAACTGGGCGAGTTTGGTGATGAATATCTGGCCCAGCAATCGTTACGCACGCTCACGAATGTGAGCCGTTGTTCGCCGTTTGATATCAAACTCCCGCTTACGATCTATAACACGTCTTGTTACCGCGGTATTCCCGGCAAATACATCGCGGCGGGGCCGTTGGCGTCACGCTGGTTACAGCAACAGTTTGCGCAAGATGCCACCTTGCGAAAATCGGGGGCGCAAATTTTGGGTGAGCCAGCGGCTGGCTACCTTTCTCATTCCGGCTACGCCGCGCTGCCACAAGCCCCTTATCGCTATCAGGAAATGTTCGGTGTTATCTGGCGTGAAAACCCGTCTCGTTATCTTCAGGAAGGGGAGCAGGCGATACTCATGGCGGCGCTGATGGAGACAGATAATCACGGCCGCCCCTTGATTGATGCCTGGATCCGTCGTTCAGGGATCGGGGCTACGGCTTGGCTTGAGAAACTGTTTTCCGTCGTCATCATTCCGTTTTACCACCTGATGTGTCGTTACGGCGTGGCGCTGATCGCTCATGGTCAAAATGTCACGTTGGTGATGAAGGATGCAGTACCGCAGCGCATCTTCCTCAAAGATTTTCAGGGAGATATGCGTTTAGTCGATCGGGATTTCCCTGAAATGGCATCGCTGCCGGAGTCCGTGAAAGCGGTGACGGCCCGTCTGAGTGCTGATTACCTGATCCATGACTTACAAACGGGTCACTTTGTGACGGTGCTGCGTTTTATTTCACGTCTGACAATCCAGTGTGGCGTGAGTGAATGGCGTTTTTATCAGATTCTGGCTGATGTCCTGCAACGCTACATGGCACAGCACCCTGAGATGGCTGAGCGTTTTGCTCTTTTCGATCTGTTTAAGCCGCAAATTATCCGCGTTGTTCTTAACCCAGTGAAGCTCACCTTCTCTGAGCATGACGGCGGCAGCCGTATGCTGCCGAATTACTTAACCGACCTTGATAACCCGCTCTATTTCGTTACCACGGAGTCCGCAGAATGA
- a CDS encoding GNAT family N-acetyltransferase — MPHASIVHDGYGFGCTQQDIVLPLTLGLDGSAVLDRLENLPSGWLVEALDQLFVAAPQLTGITLPWARWCDEPQAQALFAQVQSDYLSRETFWQLPLWMSGERPASRCDMQFDDTRQLYFPVRPPRPHGEVYRRYDAQLKRVLSFRLVDLHEDVERFTQWMNTPRVNAFWEMAGPREEQENYLRRQLDSSYCYPLIGCFDDQPFGYFEIYWAAEDRIGRHYRWQPFDRGMHMLVGEESWRGAPYIRSWLRGLSHYLWLDEPRTTRLVAEPRFDNQRLFRHLPVAGFETLKEFDFPHKRSRLVMSSRDRFFREVGL, encoded by the coding sequence ATGCCGCACGCGAGTATTGTTCATGACGGTTATGGGTTTGGTTGTACGCAGCAAGATATTGTCCTGCCGTTAACATTGGGACTGGATGGCAGCGCGGTGTTAGATCGCCTTGAGAACTTGCCATCGGGCTGGCTGGTTGAAGCGTTAGATCAGCTATTTGTTGCGGCCCCTCAGTTAACGGGTATTACGCTACCCTGGGCGCGTTGGTGCGATGAACCACAGGCACAGGCGCTTTTTGCGCAGGTACAAAGTGACTATCTGTCACGTGAGACATTCTGGCAATTGCCATTATGGATGAGTGGTGAACGGCCTGCTTCCCGTTGCGATATGCAATTTGATGATACGCGCCAACTCTACTTTCCGGTGCGTCCGCCACGTCCCCACGGTGAGGTCTATCGCCGCTATGATGCACAACTTAAGCGGGTGCTGAGTTTCCGTCTGGTCGATCTGCACGAGGATGTGGAGCGGTTTACTCAGTGGATGAACACCCCCCGCGTGAATGCGTTCTGGGAAATGGCGGGCCCGCGTGAGGAGCAGGAGAATTACCTGCGTCGCCAACTGGATTCCTCCTATTGCTATCCACTTATCGGCTGCTTTGACGATCAGCCTTTCGGTTATTTTGAAATTTATTGGGCGGCGGAAGACCGTATCGGACGGCACTATCGCTGGCAACCCTTTGACCGCGGTATGCATATGCTGGTCGGCGAAGAGTCATGGCGTGGAGCACCTTATATCCGTAGTTGGCTCCGTGGGCTCAGTCATTACCTCTGGTTGGATGAACCACGTACTACCCGTCTGGTTGCGGAACCCCGGTTTGATAACCAGCGGCTGTTCCGCCATTTGCCTGTGGCTGGCTTTGAAACCCTTAAAGAGTTTGATTTTCCTCATAAACGCTCGCGTTTGGTGATGAGTTCACGCGATCGTTTCTTCAGGGAGGTTGGGTTATGA
- a CDS encoding IucA/IucC family protein produces MKTLSNTIGTDVAAQCFLNALLRETHDWRLISGRSPTEPACIHLPVSQSQAIRLTLRYFSPTQHHQYIFPAHLIDAYSDQETSIAFSRVVELVLSKPIVKRNLSDGVVARFAERVKESHSHTWQAIGVRHDWADLRRRPLNFADAEQALLVGHAFHPAPKSHEPFNHAEARRYLPDFAPRFPLRWLAVDPAFIAGESLKNSVRERLLHFAAQSAPELLKHFTDTRWLVPMHPWQADYLLTQNWYQTLIERGAIDDLGEAGARWLPTSSSRSLYSESNSDMIKFSLSVRLTNSVRTLSVKEVKRGMRLAALAQTPRWQALQMRHPTMRVMQEDGWIGLRDDDGQIQEESLMALRVNLLFSTPQTQTNVLVSLTQAAPDGGDSLLAAAVRRLSQRLELTVAQAARCWVQAYCDHVLLPLFCLEADEGLVLLAHQQNILVEMHEDLPVGLIYRDCQGSGFTEGAADWLAESGEQEAENRFSDTQLLRYFPYYLLVNSTLAVTAALGAAGFEREENLMALVRDALAQLRAQVKQTRCLDYVLDNPNWNCKGNFFCYLHDHNENTIADPSVIYFDFSNPFYKEKA; encoded by the coding sequence ATGAAAACTCTGTCCAACACTATTGGTACAGACGTCGCCGCGCAGTGTTTTTTAAATGCACTATTACGAGAAACCCATGACTGGCGGCTTATTTCGGGGCGATCGCCGACTGAACCCGCGTGTATTCACCTTCCAGTGAGTCAGTCCCAAGCTATCCGGCTGACACTGCGTTATTTCTCCCCGACTCAACATCATCAGTACATTTTCCCAGCCCACTTGATTGATGCCTATAGCGATCAGGAAACGAGCATTGCGTTTTCTCGCGTGGTTGAACTGGTTCTATCGAAGCCAATAGTGAAGCGTAATTTAAGTGATGGCGTCGTCGCGCGTTTTGCCGAGCGAGTCAAAGAGAGCCATTCACATACCTGGCAAGCGATCGGTGTTCGCCATGACTGGGCGGATTTACGTAGACGGCCGCTGAACTTTGCGGATGCGGAGCAGGCGCTGCTTGTCGGACATGCTTTTCATCCGGCACCGAAATCACATGAGCCGTTTAATCATGCGGAAGCCCGGCGCTATCTGCCTGATTTTGCTCCGCGCTTTCCTCTGCGCTGGCTTGCGGTAGACCCCGCCTTTATTGCGGGGGAAAGCCTCAAAAATAGCGTAAGAGAAAGGCTGTTGCATTTTGCCGCCCAGAGCGCCCCTGAGTTGCTGAAGCATTTTACGGATACCCGCTGGTTAGTGCCGATGCACCCGTGGCAAGCCGATTACCTGCTAACACAGAATTGGTATCAGACATTGATCGAACGTGGTGCGATTGACGATTTGGGTGAAGCTGGGGCTCGCTGGCTGCCTACCAGCTCCTCTCGCTCTCTGTATAGCGAGAGTAATAGCGACATGATCAAATTTTCATTGAGCGTGCGCCTGACAAACTCTGTGCGCACGCTTTCCGTGAAAGAAGTGAAACGGGGTATGCGTCTGGCGGCTTTGGCACAAACGCCACGCTGGCAGGCGTTGCAAATGCGCCATCCCACAATGCGAGTGATGCAGGAAGATGGCTGGATTGGGCTGCGTGACGATGATGGTCAGATTCAGGAAGAGAGCCTGATGGCGTTGCGGGTCAATCTGCTTTTCTCCACGCCTCAGACGCAGACCAATGTACTGGTTAGCCTGACTCAGGCCGCGCCCGATGGTGGAGACAGTCTGTTGGCGGCGGCGGTACGTCGTTTAAGCCAGCGTCTAGAACTGACTGTGGCGCAGGCCGCCAGATGTTGGGTTCAGGCCTATTGTGATCATGTGCTCTTGCCATTGTTCTGTCTTGAGGCTGATGAGGGGCTGGTTCTGCTCGCGCATCAGCAAAATATTCTGGTGGAAATGCACGAAGATTTGCCCGTTGGGTTGATCTATCGCGACTGCCAAGGCAGCGGTTTTACCGAAGGTGCTGCGGACTGGTTAGCAGAAAGTGGTGAACAGGAGGCGGAGAACCGTTTTAGTGATACGCAACTGTTGCGCTATTTCCCTTATTACCTGCTGGTGAACTCCACGTTAGCCGTGACAGCCGCGCTCGGGGCTGCGGGATTCGAGCGTGAAGAAAACCTGATGGCGCTGGTTCGCGACGCGCTGGCACAACTGCGCGCGCAAGTGAAGCAGACGCGTTGCCTCGATTATGTCCTCGATAACCCCAACTGGAACTGTAAAGGCAACTTTTTCTGCTATTTGCACGACCACAACGAAAACACGATTGCAGATCCATCAGTGATTTACTTCGATTTCAGTAACCCGTTTTACAAGGAGAAGGCGTGA